Genomic DNA from uncultured Desulfuromusa sp.:
CGATGCTCTTTTCAAAAAATGAGAGAATCGCAGCAAGCTCAAGAGTCCTTGTTGCCCTGGGAATGATCTTCTTTGGTCTTGAAATCATGAGTGGCGCTTTCAAACCGCTCAGGAGTGACGAAGGGTTCATGAACCTGATGCTCTCTCTTGACGCCCAGTCTCTTCTGAGTATTCTGGGTTGCGTTGCCATCGGCTGCATGATGACCATGATTATTCAGAGCAGCTCAGCAATGCTGGGTATCACCATTGCTCTTGCAACGACTGGAGCTATCCCACTCTACACCGCCATTGCCCTGGTGATGGGTGAAAATATCGGCACGACCATTACCGCCCAGTTTGCCGCTATTGGCGGAAGTATAGCTTCCCGGCGGGCAGCGATGGCCCACAGCGTATTCAACCTGCTTGGTGTGTTTATCATCATCTCCTTTTTTTCGCCCTATGTCGGGATGGTTGAAAAACTTGTTCCGGGAGTAGCAAGCTTTACCAATGCTGAAGGAAACCATCCTTACATTGCTGCCCACATCGCTATGGCACATACGATCTTTAATGTCACAGCCACTCTGGTGATGTTGCCCTTTCTCAATTATCTTGCCCAGCTCGTCATCAAAATAGTGCCGGAAAAACAGGGTGCTGAAAAAGGATCGTTCAAATATATCGGAGCCCCCGGGACCATCCCCATAGCCATGGGGATTCCGATGATCTTTGAAGAACTCAAGAGGATGCAAAGGCGTGTTCACAAAGCTCTGCGCCATTCAGGGAGCTTTCTGCAACGTAACCTCAAAGGACGCGATCGTTTCTATCGCAAAGTAACTGCCCTTGAAGATGAAACAGATATCATTCAACACGAAATCACATCTTTTACGGTCACCTTAATGCAAGCGGGAAATGCCAGTAATACCCAGTCAGACAGGGCTTATAGCTATATCCGTGCAGCCGATGAGCTGGAGTCTATTGCTGACTATGCCGCCTCTCTTTGTTCATATATGAAACGTCTTGATAAATACGAGCTCGACTATAGTCAGGATGGTTGGGATGATCTGATCGGCTTTCATCACGAGGTCTTTTCTTTCTTCACTCAGGTCTGTAAGGCTTTTAATACAGAGGATGCGAGCAGCACACGGAAAATATACGACGAGGCCAGCAGACTTAACGACTTGGCCGATAGAATTCGCAGAGCACACCTTGACCGGATGAAGGATGGAAGCTGCGCTGCGCTCCCCGCACTGACTTTCAGCGACATGGCCGTTGCTCTGCGACGGATCAAGAACCACACTGTCAACCTGCACGAAGCTCTCTTTGCCGACACCTCATTAGGAGCTTGAACTGATACTCCTGACTGATGGCAGTGTAGACACGCAAACAAAAATTGGCTATGGCGCTTATTTGGCCATTTTCACTACAGACTTTTCGTTGTCTGAATTAAACCTGGAAACTTCAGTCTCCAAGCTGAAGAATCAAGTAAAACTTAAACGTTTTGAGCAGACATCATCCACCACGCTGGAATTACAGACTTTATTATGGGCTCTCGGAGAGATACAGACATCAGGGCGACAGGTGAAGGTCTATACAGATTCACAAAATATCATCGCCTTACCGGGAAGACGTAGCCGTCTGGAACAGAACAACTATCGCTCAAATAAAAACATCCTTCTTAAAAATTCGGCATTGTATCGGCAATTTTATCAGCTATCAGAACATTTCGATTGTCAATTTATCAAAATTCCGGGACACCAGCCGACAGCACAAAAAGATATCATTGCAAAACTCTTCGGCCTGGTGGATAAAGCGTCAAGAAAAGCGTTAAGGAAAGATCTCAGTCGATATGCTTAAGCTTACGATCCTGCGCCCATGTCCGAGGGGAAAAATAAACGCCGCGAAGATTCTTCTCATCATGAAGGGAATATTCCTGTTATTGATTCTGCCCACACTGTTACTCTCCTGCACGGTTCCAAGGGTCAAACATCCGGAGTCTGGCAACAAAGATAAAATAAAAATTGCACGGCTTCTTGACCAAGCCGGACAGATTCAAGATCCAGGGCAGAAAATCACCTTCATCTCTGCTGCATTTCTAGGAACCTCTTATCTCGCCAACACCCTGATCGGCAGTTCCACAACACAAGAAGTCTTTGTTCTCCAGCTCGACGGGGTTGATTGCTTTACCCTGCTTGACTATGTAGAAGCGCTCCGCAGAAGTTCCTCTTTTGATGAATTTAAAGAGACTCTGCGCCATCTCCGTTATCGCCGAGGCCAGGTCGATTTTTTAGCCCGAAATCATTTCTTTTCCGAATGGGGAAACAGTGATTTCTCCCAACTCCAGGATGTCACTTCTCTGGTTGGTGGGATAAATGTTCTCAGGGTGAAAAAAACATTAAATCAGAAAAATGACACGACTTTATTTTTACCCGGATACCCGGTAAAGAAAAGGGAGATTGCCTTTATCCCTGCTGAAGCGATTGACAAATCACTTCTGTCCCGATTGCGTAGCGGAGATTATATCGGCATTTATAGCTCCGCCCCCGGTTTGGATGTCACTCATACAGGTATCATTGTTAAAACAGAAGAAAAAATAATGTTTCGACATGCGTCCTCCAAGGATTTATTTAAAAAAGTTGTCGACGAAGATTTTGCTTCTTATCTTGGGGGGGAAAAGGGAATTATTGTTTATCGAGCAATCAATAAGAGCCAGGAAAAGGAAGGACGATAAAATCGTCAACCCGTTTTGCCCATACGGAAAGAATCCATGTCAAACACAAACCCAGCGAAACCGAGGCCTGTTTATCTAACCCCGGCCTGCGCACGAAAATTAAGAGCTGAACTCAAAGAGATCCTCTATCAACTGCGACCGGAAATGGTTAAAACTGTGGCCTGGGCGGCAAGTAACGGTGACAGAAGCGAAAATGCCGATTATCACTATGCCAAAAGAAAGCTCAGACAATACGATGGCCGCATCCGCTTTCTCAGCAAACGTCTGGAAGAAGCAACCATTGTTGACCCGGTTGAGCAACAGAAAGTTGCTAAAGGAAAAGCCCTCTTCGGTTCTACCGTCACTGTTGAAAATGAAGAAGGTGAGGAGAAAACATTCTGCATCGTTGGCCCTGACGAGCTTGATCCCTCCCGCGGCTATGTCAGCTGGATTTCTCCTATTGGTCGTGCTCTCTTGGGCTCATCAGCAGGGGATGTGGTTTCTTTTATGACACCAAGAGGGCCGACTGAACTGGAAATTATCAAGGTTGAATACAAAAACCTGGAGTCACTGAATTTTACAGGAGAATAAAGATATGGAGCTTGATCTGGAAAAACTGAGGCATCTGATCAACAAACGTGCCGCTGAGATTGAAAAAAGTGTTGCAGGAACCGGCTATCTGCCGAAAACAGTGATCGGTGTTGCGACCTTCTTACTCGATAACGAAGGAGATATTGATTTACTGACTTCGAAACAACAGGTCACTTTTGAAAGATTTTTACGACCACTCCTGTAACTTATTGTCATCTCCCCCGGTGCGAAAAACCAGAGGGGATGACAGCTTCTTCCCCTGACTTCCCTCGTACGGTCTCCCGATAAGCCATTGCTAAAATATACGCCTGCATTCTTGCACAGTCTTTTTACCTTGATAATCTCTAATAAAATTATTATTATTACTTTCTCTTTATGTTGTTCGGCAGCCAAAGCGTTAATACCTATTCTTAAGGAGCATTTACATGCGTCCACTTTCATTGCGCACGAAACTGATTTCCGGCGGGGTATTATTTCCCGCAGTTCTGCTACTTGGCCTATTTATTTCGTTTTACATATTCGAAAAAGGTAGCAGCCTTGATTCTGTCATTGACAAATCCAGAATTCTGGCAAGAACAGTGGAATCAACCCGGATGGAAATGGAGGATAAGTGGCAACAGGGCTTGTTCAATGTCGCGATGTTAAAAGAGTGGGCCGACAACGGAGAGCAGGATAAGATTCTCGCCTCTGTTCCTGTGGTCTCTGCCTGGAATGCGGCAATGCGAAAAGCTGAAGAAGGGGGATATATTTTCAAAGTCCCCAAATTTCATCCACGCAATCTAAAAAACACTCCGGATGATCTGGAAGCACGGGTGTTGAACCTGATGAAAGACCAGAACTTAAAAGAGCACTACGAGATAGACCAGGACACAAACTCGGTGCATTATTTCCGTGCTGTCTACTTGTCGGAGACCTGTTTGTACTGCCACGGAAATCCGTCCAAATCTGAGGAATTCTGGGGGAACAGCAATGGTGTTGACCCAACCGGAACCCGCATGGAAAATTGGAAAGTTGGCGAACTCCACGGAGCTTTTGAAATCATTCATTCTCTTGACAGTTCAGATGCCGCTCTAGCCTCAACCATCACATTGGCTGGTGGGCTATTTATCGTTCTCTTAGCTGCTGCGGGTGCTTTAATTGCTCTGTTTACAACAAAAGCAGTGGTTAACCCGGTAAAAGAATCAATGAGAATGATTGAAGGCCTGGAAAGAGGTGAGCTGAATAATCGGATTAAAACCAACCGTACTGATGAGCTGGGGCGTTTGTCCAACGCACTTAACAACTTCGCAGACAACCTTCGTGATGAAGTTCTGGAAGCCTTCAATCGTCTGGCGCAGGGTGATTTCAGCTTTAAAGCCAAAGGTTTGATTGCAGCCCCCCTGGACAATGCCTGCCAAGGATTAACCCGAGTGATGCAGACAGTTCAAGACGCCAGCGATCAGATTTCTTCGGGAGCCAGCCAAGTTTCCGAAACAAGTTCTTCTCTTGCAAACGGTGCAACCCAACAAGCTGCAGCACTGGAAGAAATTTCTGCCTCGATGACGGAAATGAATGAGCAGACCAAGAATAACGCTGAAAATGCAGCTGCAGCAAATAAGCTCTCAGATGAAGCCAGAATAGCTGCGGACAGGGGAAATCAACAGATGCAAACCATGGTCAATGCCATGGAGGACATCAAAGGTTCAGCTCAGAACATCAGTAAAATTATCAAAGTCATTGACGAAATTGCTTTCCAGACAAACTTGCTGGCACTCAATGCAGCGGTTGAAGCTGCTCGAGCCGGACAACACGGTAAGGGCTTTGCTGTTGTCGCTGAAGAAGTCCGTAATCTTGCTTCCCGCAGTGCCAAGGCAGCACGGGAAACAACCGCTCTAATCCAGGGTTCTGTAGATAAAACCAACAACGGTTCTGAAATTGCACATGAAACCGCAAAATCACTCAACGACATTGTGACCGATGTCACCAAAGTTTCTGATCTTGTCGCTGAAATTGCTGCGGCCAGTCATGAGCAATCAACGGGAATTTCGCAGGTCAATGAAGGACTGGCCCAACTGGATGAAGTCAATCAGCAGACGACATCAACATCTGAAGAAAGTGCTGCAATTGCAGAAGAGCTTTCCAGTCAGACCTCTGATATGCAGCGAATGCTGCAACGGTTTACTCTCAGCGGCGCAGCCCCTGGAAGAACAGTTGCGCCACCAGCCCCAAAAAAGATACAGGCACCAGAGCCTCAGGTACCGCAACAGTCACCAGCATCACCAGCAGCTGCTGAATGGGGTGGGACACCTTCAGCTCAGGTCATTAAACTTGATGATGATGATTTTGGAAAATACTGAAACTCGCTAGACGTAGTGTTCTGAATCAATCCCCTATCGGGCATCCGGTAGGGGATTTTTTATTCATCTGTATGACTTAACGCTAAAATCCGGCATACTTATGATCAACAATAAAGGAACCGTCAATGGAAGACTTGCACATTACTGAAAATATTATTATTTCAAAGCAGGAAATAGACTTAACAGCAATCCGCTCACAAGGCGCCGGAGGGCAGAATGTGAATAAAGTCTCCACCGGAATTCATCTCCGCTTTGATATTCAGGCGTCATCCCTTCCTGACAATTTGAAACAGCGCCTGCAACAATCAACCGACCATAGGATCAGCAAAGAAGGCATCATTATCATCAAATCTCAGCAAACCCGGAGTCAGGAACAGAACCGTGTTCATGCGCTGCAAATGCTGCAAACACTTATTCAGGCCGCTACGGTGTCACAACGTCCCAGAAAGAAAACCCGACCGAGTAAAAGATCGCAGGAGAAGCGAATGGAGAAAAAAAAGCTTCATAGCCGCGTGAAAGAGTTAAGAAGAAAAATCACTGATTAGTTTACGACTGAAAAGACTCCACTTTCCAACCCTTCATCCGCATGAATAACGACGCCTTTCTTCTTGCCGCATAACCTTAAATACTATACATTAACATCAACTATTATTTAACTGTACTGCGAAGCCTATGTCTCATTTAAATTATCTGATTGTTGAACAGCAGCAGAAACCACCCGAGAATCTTCCGGAGATTCTCAAAGAACTGTCGCAAAAGTTTCAACTTGATATCTATCAGTGTCGCCAGAGGCTGATAGGACGGGGACTCTCCCTTCTGACAAAAGGGCAACCTGAAACATTGAGCCAAATTTCAGTTATCCTGAAAGAGGCTGATTATACTCATTGGCTTTTAAAGCCATCCAAGACAGGTTTTGTTCCTCACAAAATTCGTAACCTGCAAATCGATGCAGAGGGCATCACCTTTGGTTGCCACAAAAAAGACGTTGTGTTTCCGAAAGGGGGCACCATCCTCGCTATCTTTGCAGAAATCACCGGAAAGCTCGCTGAAAAAAGTGTTAACCAACTCCTCTCCAGTCATGCGTACCGGGGACGGGATGACATTCGACATTTAGAAGCGAAGAAAATTTATACAACCATACTGCAAGGCAAACCGGTCCTGGACCTTTATCTCCTCAATGACAACAAGCAAGTCAAAGATGCCGTACGTATTTTTCCTGGTAAATTTGATCCGCAAGGGCTGGGAGCAAGGGCCACCCTCAGCAGCAAACAGAATCTGGAACAGATTTTAGAAGTGGCCAGGGAATATTCTGGAGAATTCCACTTGCACACCGATTTTGGACTGGTGAACTTACCGGGAACAACGTTACGCCGTGACGATTTGGAAAATCCGGAAACGCAGCGACAGAACCTGTTAAGCCTGGCTCGCTACGGCTGGTTGATGGCAGACTTGCTGCAATCAGAACAAATCATCCCATCACAAAAGCACAGAGAAGATAAGATTGACACAAACGCCGGCGCCGCAATTTTAATGCAGAGTTCGGCTCTTGCAGCAGGGGGATCGCTAGAAGACAGCCTTCCTCTAAGCAAAGAAATCCGTGCGGAAATCGATGCAGCAACAGCCCGGGAAGAAAACACTTCAGTTTCCTCCGTTGCCAACTCGGACCCGGGCCTACCGCCTCCTCCACCGGCAAAAAAGAGAGCGGGTTGGTCTCATCCCGGTTTTTGGTTTGGGAGTACAGGCGCTGCGATTTTCGTCGCCTTTATCCTGCTGGCGCAATTTTCAAACGGTGACGTTCTGAACAGCATAGCCTATTATTCTTTTGCCTCAGGAGCTGTCCCTTTCTTCATCGCCACACTGATGCTCTGGTATGCTTTTTATTTTCTGAGAATGAAACGGCAAATAGAAAACACGCCAACCAGTAAAGTCCGTTCCGTTGCAATGGGAATGGTCGAAGTTAAAGGCCGGGCTATTCGCCGTTATGCGTTGATTTCACCCATGGCCAATACCCCTTGCGTCTTTTACCGCCTTACGAAGTACCGCCGTGACAAAAACAATCAATGGCGGGTCAGCAGTGTCAGCAGTAGTGACAATGTCCCCTTTTTTTTAGAAGATGACACTGGTCGAATTGAAATAAACCCGGCAGGATGCCGGATCAGTGCCGGAACCAGGCAAGAAGGATCACCGGGACAAATTGGACTGATGCGGGGTATTCATGACAGTGACGATAAGTGGGTTGAAGAGGTTATTGTTGACGGAACCCTGATCTATGTTCTCGGATATGCGTCTTCCAGACAGGCAGATGGCCCCACAGTAACAGAACAAAAAATTGCAGCGCTGCGTGAATTAAAACGACATCCTCAGGATCTCAAGCAGTATGATTTTGACGGTGATGGAAAAATCAGTGCAGAGGAGTGGGATGCTGCCCGCAATGCCGTGAGTGAAAACGTGCTGAAGAAATCTTTGCAGGACAAACAACAACGCAAAAAGCAGGAAGAGCATATTGTGATCGGCAAAAAAAAAGGTCGCCCCCTGATCATTACCGAAACGCACTCAGAAGAGAATCTCACCAGTCGCTATTTTTACTACAGTATTCCGCTGTTTTTTGCATCTGCAGTGGCAACCGCTAGTGCAATTTATCTGTTGTTGAATTTTCTGAAGCACTAACAGCTTTAATAACAAAGGAGAATAATTATGGGTGGTTTAATCACATTAGGAGTTTTTCTGCTGATCCTGTTCGGAGTGATTATTTATACAGTCATCATCTACAACGGTTTTGTTGCGTTGAAGAATAATATCGAGCAGAACTGGAGCAATATCGACGTCCTCCTGAAACAACGCTATGATGAACTACCAAAACTGATCAAAGTCTGCGAAGGGTATATGCAACATGAACAAAAAACCCTGGAAGCGGTTGTTAAGGCGCGTTCAATGGTCAATTCAGCCCAGAGTGACGAGCAGAAACTGCAGGCACAGAATGCTCTGACAGACACATTGAAATCATTGTTTATGGTGGTTGAGCGATACCCGGATCTCAAAGCGGATACAGGCTTCAGGCAACTCAGCAATCGAATTTCTGAAATTGAAGATCAAATCGCTGACCGCCGCGAACTTTATAATGCTTCCGTGACTATCTACAACACCCGACTGGACCAATTTCCGGATGTCATGATTGCAAGAATTTTTAATTTTGACCGCCGCGCACTCTGGAAAATTGATCCGGCGCACCGCCAGGATGTTGAAGTTAATTTTCAACATAGTTAATTGCGTTCCAAACTTGAAGTCGGCTTTAGGAAGGAACAGAACGGCATCAATTTTCCTGCTGCTCATATTTAAAAAAAATTAAATTCTGAGCGGGAACAGTCGATAAGGAGTATGCCTCTTCTAATCCGAAACCGAATCCTGACTTGTCTTTCCATGGATGGAATCAGGCTGAAGGAAGAATCTTCATGGCGCTCAATTATTACCGACTCTTGGGGGTCCCCCCTGATGCTGGGCAGCGGCGGATAAAATCCGCATATCGCAGCCTGGCCAAACGTTTTCATCCCGACCGCAATCATGGGGCGGAAACAGCTTCTGAACTGTTCCGGCAGGTCAACCATGCTTACAGGATTCTATCGGATGCAAAATTACGTCAACAGTATGATCAGAAGCTGGCCCAGGAGGAGAATTCCCGGGAACATGCTCCCAATGCCACAGCAGGATCTCACCACCTAGAGCCACAGCAGAAGTTCAACCGGTTCATCAATTCGCTTCTGGATGCTCTATTCGGTAAAATTGACGATCCTGGCCTGCCGAAAAGCGACAGAACTCCTAAAACAAGACAAACAACTAGAAAGGTTGGCAAACCCGCCTTCAATTTTCACTATAATCTCGCCATCGAGAAGGGGAAAACTCCCTATGTCCGGGGAGAAGACGGCGTATTCAGAAAAGTCTCCTCAAAAAACCAGGGCAGATAGTTCTTGCCTCATACTGCTCAAGCCAGCACCCCAACTGTAGATCTGAAAATATTCCCTGTATTTGACAAACTCGGGTTGATGTTTCAGCTTGACTCCGCGTATCATTCAGCCAGGTTAGTAACGCTGATGGACAATTGATCACGGAGGACCCGATGTCAGATAATAGTGATTTGAAAATGTGTGAACTGAAAGCGAAAGGGCTGATGGAAGAAATTGACCAGCGTTCAATCAGTCCGGTGGTTGTCTGCGGAAAATGCGGTGCAAAGGCAGATAAACCAGAGTATCTCCATAATCCACGCCCATTGATGAAAAAGAAAATCGATAACTTTTGGAGTTAAAACGAATGCAACAGATAATGGATTTTTTCACCGAGAATGACTGTTTTGCCCGCCACTGCGGCATTGAACTTATAGAATTGAAACCGGGCCATGCAAAAGCTAAAATGGACATTCAACCATTCCACATGAATGGCGCCAAAACAGTCCAGGGAGGAGCTATATTCACGTTAGCGGACTTCACCTTTGCGGCAGCTGTCAACAGTCAGGGAAGGCTGGCTATGGCAATTAACACTTCAATATCTTTCTTCAAACCGACTCTCGACGGCACTCTCTACGCAGAGGCTGAAGAACTCTCCATAAGCCATAAACTGGGTTATTATCAGATCAACATTACTGATATGAATCAGCAGTTGGTGGCTCAGTTTCAGGGAACCGCTTACCGTAAGCAGAAACCCATATTAACAGAGACAATGGAATAAACATAAGAATACCTGGCACAGCAACGTGTCAGCTGAAGGAGAATAGCAGAATGATTAATGCAAATGATCTACGTAAGGGGATTGTTTTTCAACTTGATTCAGCACCCTGCATTGTAATTGATGTCAGCTTTCAGTCCCCAACAGCACGCGGGGGAACAACCCTGGTCAAAACGAAATATCGTAATCTCATCACTGGACAAGTCTTAAACAGCTCTTTCAAAGCCGGAGATCGTATGGATGAGGCCGATTTTGCTCGTCGCAAAGGTCAATTCTTATATGCCAGCGGTGATCAAGGGGTATTCATGGATCAGGAGAACTATGAACAATACGAAATCAGCGGTGAAATTTATGATGATGTCAAGGGCTTCCTCCTCGAAAACGGAGACGTCAGTCTGGGGGTATTCAATGATCAGGTCGTCACCCTTGAAGTTCCACAAGTGGTCGAATTAATTGTGACTGAAACCGCTCCAGCTATCCGCAATGCCACGGCAACAGCGCAAACCAAGGAAGCGATTCTGGAAACGGGAATTTCAGTCCAGGTTCCCGGCTATCTCGAATCCGGTGAAAAAATAAAAATAGATACCCGAGACGGTCGCTTTGTCTCCCGGGCTTAATTATTTTACTCCTGTTCAACAAACCAAGACTCTATTTTCTCTGAAACCTGGAACGCCAACATGCTCGAAATTGAACTGATTAAGGAAAAGCTCACCCATATTCCGTTGCAACCCTTGCAGCAGAAGTTTGACCGACACGCAGCCGTCGCTATGCTGCTTCGAAATAACAACCAAAGAACCGAGGTTCTGTTCATCCGTCGCGCAGAGGATGACAGGGATCCCTGGTCTGGAGACCTTGGCTTTCCCGGTGGCAAGATAGAAGAGCAGGATGAGAGTCCGCGTGCGGCCGCCGAACGGGAAACATGTGAAGAGATCGGTTACCGGCTTAATGACGAAAACTACCTGGGGCAAAACAATGATCTCATTGGAGCCTACCTTTCCGTGCATATTTCCTGCTTCATCTATCAGGTAGAGCATGACGTTCCATTTAAGCTCAACGATGAAGTTGTTGATTTGTTCTGGGTGCCACTCCAAACCTTGCTTGACCCACCCCGCAATCAACAACTGACATTTTTTTACCGTGGCAAAAGTCGCAGCCACCCCGCCATCAAACTTGACGAATGGAGTGATCGCCCCCTCTGGGGAATCACTTACCGCTTGCTTGACAATTTTCTCAATCTCTTTGATCTTTCTTTCACTTATCCGGAACGCCGATAACCTGTTATAATCGCTTTATAAAAAACCTTTAGAGAACCGACAAACAAAAGGCCGCAAATCAGGAGAATAAAATGAAACGTGCAACCCGCCTCGTCAATTTTGATTCTTTTTGTCAAAATAAAGACACGGATTCACCGCACACAATAAATCCCCCAATCTATAGAGGGTCAACGGTTCTATTTAAGAATTTTGCCGATTTCACTCTGGCGACTTCAGGAAAGCACCAGGGCATTACCTATGGAACGGATCGCATGCCCACCCAGCGAGCATTTGAAGAAGCAGTCAGAGAGCTTGAGGGAGGGGCCTTAACCCGGGCTTTTCAATCAGGAATCAGCG
This window encodes:
- a CDS encoding N-acetylmuramoyl-L-alanine amidase-like domain-containing protein translates to MKGIFLLLILPTLLLSCTVPRVKHPESGNKDKIKIARLLDQAGQIQDPGQKITFISAAFLGTSYLANTLIGSSTTQEVFVLQLDGVDCFTLLDYVEALRRSSSFDEFKETLRHLRYRRGQVDFLARNHFFSEWGNSDFSQLQDVTSLVGGINVLRVKKTLNQKNDTTLFLPGYPVKKREIAFIPAEAIDKSLLSRLRSGDYIGIYSSAPGLDVTHTGIIVKTEEKIMFRHASSKDLFKKVVDEDFASYLGGEKGIIVYRAINKSQEKEGR
- a CDS encoding LemA family protein, translated to MGGLITLGVFLLILFGVIIYTVIIYNGFVALKNNIEQNWSNIDVLLKQRYDELPKLIKVCEGYMQHEQKTLEAVVKARSMVNSAQSDEQKLQAQNALTDTLKSLFMVVERYPDLKADTGFRQLSNRISEIEDQIADRRELYNASVTIYNTRLDQFPDVMIARIFNFDRRALWKIDPAHRQDVEVNFQHS
- a CDS encoding PaaI family thioesterase, translating into MQQIMDFFTENDCFARHCGIELIELKPGHAKAKMDIQPFHMNGAKTVQGGAIFTLADFTFAAAVNSQGRLAMAINTSISFFKPTLDGTLYAEAEELSISHKLGYYQINITDMNQQLVAQFQGTAYRKQKPILTETME
- the greB gene encoding transcription elongation factor GreB, which translates into the protein MSNTNPAKPRPVYLTPACARKLRAELKEILYQLRPEMVKTVAWAASNGDRSENADYHYAKRKLRQYDGRIRFLSKRLEEATIVDPVEQQKVAKGKALFGSTVTVENEEGEEKTFCIVGPDELDPSRGYVSWISPIGRALLGSSAGDVVSFMTPRGPTELEIIKVEYKNLESLNFTGE
- a CDS encoding elongation factor P, with product MINANDLRKGIVFQLDSAPCIVIDVSFQSPTARGGTTLVKTKYRNLITGQVLNSSFKAGDRMDEADFARRKGQFLYASGDQGVFMDQENYEQYEISGEIYDDVKGFLLENGDVSLGVFNDQVVTLEVPQVVELIVTETAPAIRNATATAQTKEAILETGISVQVPGYLESGEKIKIDTRDGRFVSRA
- a CDS encoding J domain-containing protein, whose product is MALNYYRLLGVPPDAGQRRIKSAYRSLAKRFHPDRNHGAETASELFRQVNHAYRILSDAKLRQQYDQKLAQEENSREHAPNATAGSHHLEPQQKFNRFINSLLDALFGKIDDPGLPKSDRTPKTRQTTRKVGKPAFNFHYNLAIEKGKTPYVRGEDGVFRKVSSKNQGR
- a CDS encoding Na/Pi cotransporter family protein gives rise to the protein MIEPFKMGYTAVGGLGIFILGMKYLSDSLQMLSGGLIRKAISSVTTNRFLAVLVGLFVTTFVQSSSITTVMVVGLTNAGLMQLTQAIGVILGANIGTTITGWILAVKIGKYGLLLIALGVFPMLFSKNERIAASSRVLVALGMIFFGLEIMSGAFKPLRSDEGFMNLMLSLDAQSLLSILGCVAIGCMMTMIIQSSSAMLGITIALATTGAIPLYTAIALVMGENIGTTITAQFAAIGGSIASRRAAMAHSVFNLLGVFIIISFFSPYVGMVEKLVPGVASFTNAEGNHPYIAAHIAMAHTIFNVTATLVMLPFLNYLAQLVIKIVPEKQGAEKGSFKYIGAPGTIPIAMGIPMIFEELKRMQRRVHKALRHSGSFLQRNLKGRDRFYRKVTALEDETDIIQHEITSFTVTLMQAGNASNTQSDRAYSYIRAADELESIADYAASLCSYMKRLDKYELDYSQDGWDDLIGFHHEVFSFFTQVCKAFNTEDASSTRKIYDEASRLNDLADRIRRAHLDRMKDGSCAALPALTFSDMAVALRRIKNHTVNLHEALFADTSLGA
- a CDS encoding methyl-accepting chemotaxis protein, which gives rise to MRPLSLRTKLISGGVLFPAVLLLGLFISFYIFEKGSSLDSVIDKSRILARTVESTRMEMEDKWQQGLFNVAMLKEWADNGEQDKILASVPVVSAWNAAMRKAEEGGYIFKVPKFHPRNLKNTPDDLEARVLNLMKDQNLKEHYEIDQDTNSVHYFRAVYLSETCLYCHGNPSKSEEFWGNSNGVDPTGTRMENWKVGELHGAFEIIHSLDSSDAALASTITLAGGLFIVLLAAAGALIALFTTKAVVNPVKESMRMIEGLERGELNNRIKTNRTDELGRLSNALNNFADNLRDEVLEAFNRLAQGDFSFKAKGLIAAPLDNACQGLTRVMQTVQDASDQISSGASQVSETSSSLANGATQQAAALEEISASMTEMNEQTKNNAENAAAANKLSDEARIAADRGNQQMQTMVNAMEDIKGSAQNISKIIKVIDEIAFQTNLLALNAAVEAARAGQHGKGFAVVAEEVRNLASRSAKAARETTALIQGSVDKTNNGSEIAHETAKSLNDIVTDVTKVSDLVAEIAAASHEQSTGISQVNEGLAQLDEVNQQTTSTSEESAAIAEELSSQTSDMQRMLQRFTLSGAAPGRTVAPPAPKKIQAPEPQVPQQSPASPAAAEWGGTPSAQVIKLDDDDFGKY
- a CDS encoding GIDE domain-containing protein is translated as MSHLNYLIVEQQQKPPENLPEILKELSQKFQLDIYQCRQRLIGRGLSLLTKGQPETLSQISVILKEADYTHWLLKPSKTGFVPHKIRNLQIDAEGITFGCHKKDVVFPKGGTILAIFAEITGKLAEKSVNQLLSSHAYRGRDDIRHLEAKKIYTTILQGKPVLDLYLLNDNKQVKDAVRIFPGKFDPQGLGARATLSSKQNLEQILEVAREYSGEFHLHTDFGLVNLPGTTLRRDDLENPETQRQNLLSLARYGWLMADLLQSEQIIPSQKHREDKIDTNAGAAILMQSSALAAGGSLEDSLPLSKEIRAEIDAATAREENTSVSSVANSDPGLPPPPPAKKRAGWSHPGFWFGSTGAAIFVAFILLAQFSNGDVLNSIAYYSFASGAVPFFIATLMLWYAFYFLRMKRQIENTPTSKVRSVAMGMVEVKGRAIRRYALISPMANTPCVFYRLTKYRRDKNNQWRVSSVSSSDNVPFFLEDDTGRIEINPAGCRISAGTRQEGSPGQIGLMRGIHDSDDKWVEEVIVDGTLIYVLGYASSRQADGPTVTEQKIAALRELKRHPQDLKQYDFDGDGKISAEEWDAARNAVSENVLKKSLQDKQQRKKQEEHIVIGKKKGRPLIITETHSEENLTSRYFYYSIPLFFASAVATASAIYLLLNFLKH
- a CDS encoding RNase H family protein: MTDGSVDTQTKIGYGAYLAIFTTDFSLSELNLETSVSKLKNQVKLKRFEQTSSTTLELQTLLWALGEIQTSGRQVKVYTDSQNIIALPGRRSRLEQNNYRSNKNILLKNSALYRQFYQLSEHFDCQFIKIPGHQPTAQKDIIAKLFGLVDKASRKALRKDLSRYA
- the arfB gene encoding alternative ribosome rescue aminoacyl-tRNA hydrolase ArfB; the encoded protein is MEDLHITENIIISKQEIDLTAIRSQGAGGQNVNKVSTGIHLRFDIQASSLPDNLKQRLQQSTDHRISKEGIIIIKSQQTRSQEQNRVHALQMLQTLIQAATVSQRPRKKTRPSKRSQEKRMEKKKLHSRVKELRRKITD